CAGTCCACAAAAACTTCGACAGGATGACCCTGACTACGCAGGCGAATTAAAAACTCTGGATGAAAACATTGGACGCCTAGTGGACAGCCTGATCACCGCAGGAATGTACGACAATACGATTATCATTCTGACGGGTGACAATGGCGGACGAAGTTCATTCTTTAAGCCGCATCCAACGTCGATGCGCCCGCTAAGAACGGGGAAGACTTTCCTATTTGAGGGTGGCATTCGAACACCTTTGTTGATCCACTGGCCCGGGCATAGCTTGGCAGGCCTTCGTTCCGATGTCCCCGTCACCAGCATGGACTTTTATCCGACACTCCTGGAAATGGCTGGCGTTCCGTTGATGCCAACGCAACATGTCGATGGCGTAAGTCTTGTCCCTCTATTGCGAGGTGAAACAATCAGCCGCAATACCCTCTATTGGCATTTCCCACACTACCAAGGCGAGGGTGCTTATCCAGCCAGTGCAATTCGCAAGGGCGATTACAAGCTGATCGTCAACTACCACCATGACGACTCGCTTTTGTTTAATGTAGTGAACGACCCCAATGAAACAAACAACCTCGCTACTGCAATGCCCGGGAAGACCAAAGCGTTAAAAAAACAGCTGATGGCATATCTGGATGAAACAGGGGCACATATTCCGCAAACTCTAACCAAGTAACTGTTATTAATGACGAAGAATATGATCCTGATCGCGATAGCTGTGTGTGGCATGATGCTTGCAGGAGACCTTCGCGCGGAAGAAAATCCCGCGGCCTTCGCGGCGCCACGGGAGACGACGGGAAAGCACCAATGGGTAGCAAACCATTATGCTCGCATGATGGCGCTGGCAGATCAATCGCCGGAGAAATTCAAGATCGTTTTCGTGGGCGATTCAATTACCAAGAAGTGGCTTGATTTGTCGGGTTCCCTGTGGGCAGACAACTTCGGCGACGTTGACAGCCCGTATTATGCGTTAAACCTAGGTGTTCCCGGTGACCGTACAGAGCATGTGCTTTATCGATTGAAATCCAAAGCCGACGGCGGCCTTGGCAATCTGGACAACCCCGCGATCCAGCCGAAAGTAATCGTGTTGATGATTGGCACCAACAACCTATTCCCACCCCACAACGCTCAACAGATTGCAGGTGGAATTGAGGCGGTTGCGGAACGCTTGCGAGAATTACGTCCCGACGCTGCGTTGGTCATCTGCTCGATGATACCTTGTCACAATCCCGACAAGAACAAGCAACAGGTGATACCAGCCAACGAAACGCTTCCGGCGTTGGCTGAGCGCATGGGCGACAATGTTCATTTCCTGGACCTGTACCCTGCGTTTCTTAAT
This genomic stretch from Novipirellula caenicola harbors:
- a CDS encoding GDSL-type esterase/lipase family protein, which gives rise to MTKNMILIAIAVCGMMLAGDLRAEENPAAFAAPRETTGKHQWVANHYARMMALADQSPEKFKIVFVGDSITKKWLDLSGSLWADNFGDVDSPYYALNLGVPGDRTEHVLYRLKSKADGGLGNLDNPAIQPKVIVLMIGTNNLFPPHNAQQIAGGIEAVAERLRELRPDAALVICSMIPCHNPDKNKQQVIPANETLPALAERMGDNVHFLDLYPAFLNERDEKDQNFYVDGLHINEQGYEVWLRRMMPILKMTLH